The Candidatus Nitrosopumilus sp. SW genomic sequence GATATCCATTCATGGCTGATATTTTGGTTGGTGGATATGATGCAGAAGGTCCAGCATTGTTTAACATCGATATGTTTGGCTCAGTTGAAAAGAAATCATATGTTACAACTGGTAGTGGTTCACCAGTAGCTTATGGTTTACTTGAAGAAGAATACAGAGAAGATCTTACAGTTGAAGAAGCAAAAAAAATTGCTTTGAGAGCTGTAAAAGCAGCAATTGTTAGAAACATTGGTACCGGCGATGGAATTAACATCGCAATAATGGATAAAGATGGATTCCGTCTTTTGACTGAAGAACAAAAGAAAGCAGTCATTGAACTTTAGTGATTTAATGCAAAGAAAACAACAACAAAAAGAATTACCTCCTAGTAGCCAGAATATAATGGCCACCATACTGCAAAGTATACCTAAAGAAGCTAATGTTACAAAAATTGAATATGAGGGACCACGTATTGCACTTTATACAAATTCTCCTCGATATTTGATGGAAAATAATGAAACAATTTCAAACCTTGTAAGTGTAATCAAAAAACGAATTGTAGTTAGAACTGATGAATCAATTAGAAAGCCTGAAGATGATGCCAGAAAAATTATTGCAAGTTTGGTTCCAGATGATGCTAAATTACAAAATACTCTATTTGATACTGCAACTGGTGAAGTTTCAATTGAAGCAAAACGACCTTGGTTGTTACAAAGAAATGCAAAAGAATTCAATCATGCTGAAGTAACTGAGAAAACAGGCTGGAAAATACGTGTAAGAAAGGCTACAACCGTTCCATCTCGTACAATTCAAACCATTAATGCAACTCTCAAACAAGCTTCTGCTGAAAGAAGTAAACAACTAAAACAAGTTGGCGATGAAATTTTCAGACCTAGATTAACTCAAAGAACAGAAGTTTCACTTTATAC encodes the following:
- the psmB gene encoding archaeal proteasome endopeptidase complex subunit beta — translated: MYFLSNNVEEKILHGTTTVGIKAKDGVVLCADMRASAGYFIANNNTMKIQKIDDHAGLTLAGGVADAQNIVDILRYHSNLHRVEKHGPISIHSLARLCSLIFHQNRGYPFMADILVGGYDAEGPALFNIDMFGSVEKKSYVTTGSGSPVAYGLLEEEYREDLTVEEAKKIALRAVKAAIVRNIGTGDGINIAIMDKDGFRLLTEEQKKAVIEL